One Pseudomonas sp. C27(2019) DNA window includes the following coding sequences:
- a CDS encoding carbamoyltransferase, which translates to MALTILGLSGALSHDASAALYIDGKLIAAVEEERLVRDKHAKNRMPYESAKFCLEQAGITPADVDVVAIPFAPISIIEKARWHYAKRYWYAPERSLDAILVGNRRYQRYYKKIQWCLVQLGFDLKKVKIEPVEHHLAHAASAYLCSGFQEKTAIMGIDGKGEYATTFFGYGENGKIHKIKEFYDPDSLGGLYGAMTEFLGFEMLDGEFKVMGMAPYGDPDMYDLSRLAKFEDGELVVNTEYVNVVGMRRYKEKGKGYYFSPKLIEWLGPKREGDIADDPYIHYAASVQALFEKLALEMMDYYLGDIIKETGLIAFAGGSALNVKLNQKIIERDEVKELFVQPAAGDAGTAVGAAAYVSQQRGVPVEKMEHVYLGPEYSNEEVIAACAKHPGQPQWQKIDNVPEHIAKIMVDGNPVAWFQGRMEFGPRALGGRSIIGCPSIPNVADRINAQIKFRERWRPFCPSMLDTVATQMLKVDHPSPFMTFTFEVSDEWKERVPEVVHEDGTSRAQVLEREYNPRWYDLMLELEKLTGNGVSLNTSLNRRGEAMVCSPKDALDMFYGSDLQYLIMEDILVVKDTVVAENV; encoded by the coding sequence ATGGCACTGACTATTCTCGGCCTATCTGGCGCACTCAGCCATGATGCATCAGCAGCGTTATATATTGATGGTAAATTGATTGCTGCCGTTGAGGAAGAGCGTTTAGTACGCGACAAGCATGCAAAAAATCGCATGCCCTATGAATCGGCTAAGTTCTGCTTAGAACAGGCTGGGATTACGCCGGCTGATGTGGATGTGGTTGCTATTCCTTTTGCGCCCATCAGCATTATAGAAAAAGCCCGCTGGCATTACGCCAAACGTTACTGGTATGCCCCAGAGCGCTCGTTAGATGCAATTTTAGTCGGCAACCGTCGCTATCAGCGCTATTACAAGAAAATCCAATGGTGTTTAGTACAGCTCGGTTTTGATCTAAAGAAAGTCAAAATTGAACCGGTCGAACACCATTTGGCGCATGCTGCCAGTGCCTATTTGTGTTCGGGCTTCCAAGAGAAAACAGCCATCATGGGCATTGATGGTAAAGGTGAATATGCCACTACTTTTTTTGGTTATGGTGAAAACGGCAAGATTCATAAAATCAAAGAGTTCTATGATCCGGATTCACTGGGTGGCTTGTATGGTGCGATGACTGAATTTTTAGGCTTTGAAATGCTCGACGGAGAATTCAAAGTGATGGGTATGGCGCCCTACGGTGACCCTGATATGTATGATTTATCGCGCCTCGCCAAGTTTGAAGATGGTGAGCTGGTGGTGAATACCGAGTACGTCAACGTTGTTGGTATGCGCCGCTATAAAGAGAAGGGCAAAGGCTATTACTTTTCACCCAAGTTGATTGAGTGGTTAGGTCCTAAGCGTGAAGGCGATATTGCCGATGATCCGTACATTCATTATGCGGCCAGCGTACAAGCACTGTTTGAAAAGCTCGCACTGGAGATGATGGATTACTACCTCGGAGACATCATCAAAGAAACCGGCCTGATTGCTTTTGCTGGCGGCAGCGCGCTTAACGTTAAACTGAATCAAAAAATCATTGAGCGTGATGAGGTTAAAGAGCTCTTTGTGCAGCCCGCCGCCGGTGATGCCGGGACCGCAGTGGGTGCTGCCGCCTATGTTTCACAGCAGCGCGGCGTACCAGTGGAAAAGATGGAGCATGTCTATCTCGGCCCTGAGTACAGCAACGAAGAGGTGATCGCTGCCTGTGCTAAACATCCAGGACAGCCGCAGTGGCAAAAAATTGATAACGTACCTGAACATATCGCCAAAATTATGGTGGACGGCAATCCAGTCGCTTGGTTCCAAGGCCGCATGGAGTTTGGCCCACGAGCCTTAGGTGGCCGCTCAATTATTGGTTGCCCAAGCATTCCCAATGTCGCTGACCGCATTAACGCACAAATTAAGTTCCGCGAACGCTGGCGCCCATTCTGCCCATCCATGCTCGACACCGTCGCGACGCAGATGCTAAAGGTTGATCACCCATCCCCCTTTATGACCTTCACCTTCGAGGTCAGTGATGAATGGAAAGAACGCGTACCTGAAGTGGTCCACGAAGACGGCACGTCGCGCGCGCAAGTGTTAGAGCGTGAGTACAATCCACGCTGGTACGACTTGATGCTGGAGTTGGAAAAGCTGACGGGCAATGGGGTATCACTGAATACCTCGCTTAACCGCCGCGGTGAAGCCATGGTCTGCTCACCAAAAGACGCTTTGGATATGTTCTACGGCTCGGATCTACAGTACCTGATTATGGAAGATATTTTGGTGGTTAAGGACACAGTGGTTGCTGAGAATGTCTAG
- a CDS encoding glycosyltransferase, translating to MSSSQSTTAEQWVLQFSHGYDGPFLDCSRQYAVLFKDTEYKVCTVYLTGKPCDEVVKGSASDEVIFLNYSSKQVRGLKLAAIADFKKIVASRNFTLCIAHRFKPIYIALLGSKLPVIGVHHAFGDYKRRSRQWLANHFRDRLRLLGVSNAVRDDMRACLPKFKPEHIETLYNRIDVEAVQAEQVSREEARQHLKLPLNAWVVGNVGRLHPDKDQTTLIKGFAKALPELPTGSVLAIMGSGRLEQQLKQLALELGVAESVHFLGQVPNGRRYFKAFDLFALTSDHEPFGMVLLEAMAAGVPVIATDCGGAKEVVSDPECLFELGDVEGLSKSIFKKTTHMEMETVGAKFTDSHAKKEFKRLCLAH from the coding sequence ATGTCTAGCTCCCAGTCTACAACTGCAGAACAATGGGTTCTGCAGTTTAGCCATGGCTATGATGGGCCGTTCCTAGACTGCTCCCGTCAGTATGCCGTGCTGTTTAAAGATACTGAGTATAAAGTCTGCACGGTCTATTTAACTGGTAAGCCCTGTGATGAAGTGGTTAAGGGCAGCGCCTCTGATGAAGTAATTTTTTTAAATTACAGCAGTAAACAAGTACGTGGGCTCAAGCTCGCTGCGATTGCTGATTTTAAAAAGATTGTTGCCAGCCGCAACTTTACCCTGTGCATTGCACACCGCTTTAAGCCGATATATATCGCGCTATTGGGCTCAAAACTACCGGTTATTGGTGTGCACCACGCCTTTGGCGATTATAAACGCCGCTCGCGGCAGTGGCTGGCCAATCACTTTCGTGATCGTCTGCGCTTGCTCGGAGTTTCTAACGCCGTGCGTGATGATATGCGTGCGTGCTTGCCAAAGTTTAAGCCTGAGCATATCGAGACGCTGTATAACCGCATTGATGTAGAGGCAGTACAAGCAGAACAAGTCAGTCGTGAAGAGGCGCGTCAACATCTTAAGTTACCGCTGAATGCTTGGGTTGTTGGCAACGTCGGGCGTTTACATCCCGATAAAGATCAAACCACACTGATCAAAGGCTTTGCCAAAGCATTACCAGAGCTACCAACGGGCAGCGTGCTCGCTATTATGGGTAGTGGCCGCCTAGAGCAGCAGCTCAAACAGCTGGCGCTTGAGCTTGGCGTCGCTGAAAGCGTACATTTTTTAGGGCAAGTACCTAATGGCCGCCGTTATTTCAAAGCCTTCGACCTCTTTGCACTCACTTCTGATCATGAGCCCTTTGGTATGGTGTTGCTAGAAGCTATGGCAGCTGGCGTGCCTGTGATTGCTACGGACTGTGGTGGGGCGAAGGAGGTAGTGAGTGATCCTGAGTGTTTGTTTGAGCTGGGGGATGTAGAGGGGCTTTCGAAGAGTATATTTAAAAAAACAACTCATATGGAAATGGAGACTGTAGGTGCCAAATTTACAGATAGTCATGCAAAGAAAGAGTTTAAAAGATTGTGCTTGGCTCATTAA
- a CDS encoding glycosyltransferase, translating into MKILLLVQKEQRVILDRLYDGISKNAVTDIYWLTSKEQDNLKFFFKKNIKLDDYDRVVLFLRFKKELRQVAFIRTILNLTILEHDAYQNYITCKYTGKFSSYYRKLPWARVLSSGAAVTRRLQGEGVDAVFVPKGYDQELLSNQGIDRDIELGFIGSIKSATYSHRKSFLERLDREEKLLVTRTSSGQEYVDTLNRIRFFVSADIGMGEYMIKNFEAMACGCVLFAYDQGQEENEALGFVDMHNIVLYKDIQSFKQKLELLRADLNKAQFIADNGQRLVEQNYTFSRIGKLVVEALLEPLRPQPKLSYLQKIRNKLGI; encoded by the coding sequence TTGAAAATTTTATTATTGGTCCAAAAAGAACAAAGAGTTATTCTAGATCGCTTATATGATGGCATTTCTAAAAATGCAGTGACCGATATATATTGGTTAACAAGTAAAGAACAAGATAATTTAAAATTTTTCTTTAAAAAAAATATAAAATTAGATGATTATGATAGGGTTGTTCTTTTTTTAAGGTTTAAGAAGGAACTACGTCAGGTTGCATTTATCCGAACCATACTTAACTTAACCATACTTGAGCACGATGCTTATCAGAATTATATTACCTGCAAATATACAGGCAAATTCTCTAGTTATTATCGTAAGCTTCCTTGGGCACGTGTTTTAAGTTCCGGCGCTGCAGTAACACGCCGTTTACAGGGAGAAGGCGTTGACGCTGTTTTTGTACCTAAAGGTTATGATCAAGAGCTGCTTAGTAATCAAGGCATAGATAGAGATATAGAGTTGGGTTTCATTGGTAGCATTAAAAGTGCAACATACTCGCATCGTAAGTCTTTTTTAGAGCGGCTTGATCGTGAGGAAAAATTATTAGTTACACGAACAAGCTCTGGGCAAGAGTACGTTGATACACTTAATCGAATACGCTTTTTCGTCAGTGCAGATATTGGCATGGGCGAGTATATGATTAAGAATTTTGAGGCAATGGCGTGCGGCTGTGTATTATTTGCATATGATCAAGGGCAAGAAGAAAATGAAGCGCTTGGCTTTGTGGATATGCATAATATTGTTCTATATAAAGATATACAGAGTTTTAAGCAGAAGCTAGAACTGTTACGTGCGGACTTAAATAAAGCTCAATTTATTGCTGATAATGGTCAAAGATTGGTAGAGCAGAATTACACATTTTCTCGGATTGGTAAGTTAGTTGTAGAGGCACTGCTTGAGCCATTAAGGCCGCAGCCTAAGCTCAGTTATCTTCAAAAAATACGTAATAAATTGGGTATTTAA
- a CDS encoding DUF6625 family protein: MLEQPSVILIVPYFGRWPQWFEYFLKSCSKNPTIHWLFYTDCSLPEDAPENITFKEIEFDEYKKLVSERLGICFLPDNPYKLCDLKPALGYIHEHEIKAYDFWGVSDIDLVYGDLRSYFTGEQLNKYEFHSTHKRRVSGHLFLAKNNKKMREAFMQIKDWKELLSDQVHYALDEGAFSRLFIKHKNLPSFLFDFLAKFNPWARVSSFIEAFSTPNGRVPWHDGSYNFPNKWYWKTGKLTNDIDVEYRMIR, encoded by the coding sequence ATGCTAGAGCAGCCTTCAGTTATTTTAATAGTTCCTTACTTCGGTCGTTGGCCACAGTGGTTTGAGTATTTTTTGAAAAGCTGCTCAAAAAACCCAACAATACACTGGCTATTTTATACAGACTGCTCGTTGCCTGAAGACGCTCCAGAAAATATTACATTTAAAGAGATTGAATTTGATGAGTATAAAAAATTAGTAAGTGAACGGCTCGGTATATGTTTTTTACCAGATAATCCATATAAACTTTGTGATTTAAAACCAGCGTTAGGCTATATTCATGAGCATGAAATAAAAGCATATGATTTCTGGGGAGTCAGCGATATAGATTTGGTATACGGTGATTTGAGAAGTTACTTCACTGGTGAGCAATTAAATAAGTATGAGTTTCATTCAACTCATAAACGTCGCGTATCAGGACATTTATTTCTGGCCAAAAATAATAAAAAAATGCGTGAAGCATTCATGCAAATAAAAGACTGGAAAGAACTGCTGTCTGATCAAGTGCACTATGCGTTAGATGAGGGTGCTTTTAGTCGACTTTTCATTAAGCACAAAAACTTGCCAAGTTTTTTATTTGATTTTCTTGCTAAATTTAATCCATGGGCAAGAGTAAGTAGCTTTATTGAAGCATTTTCAACACCAAACGGAAGGGTCCCGTGGCATGATGGCAGTTATAACTTTCCAAATAAATGGTATTGGAAGACAGGTAAATTGACTAACGATATAGATGTAGAGTACCGGATGATCAGATGA
- a CDS encoding IS481 family transposase has translation MNIKLHKQATTTPKIRAEIQQAPASISDLALARKYGVSDSTIRRWRYRTDVYDRSHTRHNLLATLSPHQEEVLIVAREFLRLSLDDLLVVAREFLHPTLSRSALARMLRRRQVPTLAQLRKQDQENEQGSEPKHKPFKDYEPGFIHIDIKFLPQMPDEKQRRYLYVAIDRATRWVYLEVLPSQSAKDAERFMKRVIDKAPFKIQKVLTDNGKSFTDRFTAGGERKPTGNHLFDLVCEKHSIEHRLIKPGRPQTNGMVERFNGRISDVLATRRYDSSEDLEQTLKRYCWVYNHHVPQRALHHQTPIATMKEWQEKRPDLFYKNVINHAGPDI, from the coding sequence ATGAACATCAAGCTACATAAACAAGCTACAACAACGCCAAAAATTAGAGCTGAGATACAACAAGCACCAGCTAGCATCAGCGATTTAGCGCTGGCACGTAAATATGGCGTATCAGACTCTACAATTCGTCGCTGGCGTTATCGTACCGATGTTTATGACCGCTCGCATACTCGTCATAACTTGCTGGCAACTTTAAGCCCTCATCAAGAAGAGGTTTTGATTGTTGCCCGTGAGTTTCTACGCTTGAGTCTTGATGACTTGTTGGTTGTAGCGCGTGAATTTCTTCATCCAACTCTTTCACGTTCTGCACTCGCACGCATGCTGAGAAGAAGGCAGGTGCCCACCTTGGCGCAGCTGCGAAAACAAGATCAAGAGAATGAGCAAGGCTCAGAACCCAAGCATAAGCCCTTCAAGGATTATGAGCCTGGTTTTATCCATATAGACATCAAATTCTTACCGCAAATGCCTGATGAGAAGCAGCGCCGCTATTTGTACGTCGCCATCGATCGTGCAACGCGCTGGGTGTATCTCGAAGTATTACCTAGCCAGTCCGCCAAAGACGCTGAGCGCTTTATGAAGCGTGTAATCGACAAAGCACCGTTCAAGATCCAGAAGGTTCTTACCGATAATGGCAAGTCCTTTACTGACCGTTTTACAGCAGGTGGTGAACGTAAACCCACGGGCAACCATCTATTTGACTTGGTATGCGAGAAGCACAGTATAGAGCACCGCTTAATCAAGCCGGGTCGACCGCAAACCAACGGTATGGTCGAGCGCTTTAATGGCCGCATCAGTGATGTTTTAGCAACTCGCAGGTATGATTCATCCGAAGATTTAGAGCAAACTTTAAAGCGCTATTGCTGGGTGTACAATCACCATGTTCCACAGCGAGCTCTTCACCATCAAACACCCATTGCAACAATGAAAGAATGGCAAGAAAAGAGACCGGATTTATTTTATAAGAACGTTATTAATCATGCGGGACCTGACATATAG
- a CDS encoding glycosyltransferase family 2 protein has protein sequence MIFSEESDVSIVVTSCGRFDLLKRTLESLDKFNTYPIKKIFITEDSGSDEVYSSIPPAWLPYTHVFVNKPKLGQLASIDLAYSNVDTEWVFHCEDDWEFYREGFVEDSMALLKANPEALQVWLRSLAHDLSIHSPYVYVDERQLLNGISFFRLMSRKEDWQGFSFNPGLRRLADYKQHAPYAAWAGEKDLSRVYDAENRYALILENDAVLHTGFGAHVVVSDEARKKKRRKKIEKLKNVLFLLVGFLFGLILGVF, from the coding sequence ATGATATTTTCTGAAGAAAGTGATGTTTCTATTGTTGTTACTAGCTGCGGCCGTTTTGACTTGTTGAAGCGAACACTTGAAAGTTTAGACAAATTCAATACGTACCCCATTAAAAAGATTTTTATTACAGAGGATTCGGGTAGCGATGAAGTCTATAGCTCCATCCCTCCTGCTTGGCTTCCATATACGCATGTTTTTGTTAATAAACCAAAACTCGGACAGCTAGCATCTATCGATCTCGCTTATTCAAATGTTGATACAGAGTGGGTTTTCCATTGTGAAGATGATTGGGAGTTTTATCGTGAGGGGTTTGTTGAAGATTCTATGGCTTTGCTGAAAGCTAACCCAGAAGCTTTGCAAGTATGGTTGAGAAGCCTAGCGCATGATCTGTCTATACATAGCCCCTATGTTTATGTAGATGAGCGGCAGCTTTTAAATGGAATAAGCTTTTTTCGATTAATGTCTAGAAAGGAAGATTGGCAGGGTTTCTCGTTCAACCCAGGATTGCGTCGTCTTGCTGATTATAAGCAGCATGCGCCCTATGCAGCATGGGCAGGTGAAAAAGATTTATCTAGAGTCTATGACGCAGAAAATCGCTATGCATTAATACTTGAAAATGATGCTGTGCTGCATACGGGCTTTGGAGCGCATGTAGTTGTGAGCGATGAGGCACGTAAGAAAAAAAGAAGAAAAAAAATTGAAAAACTTAAAAATGTATTGTTTTTGTTAGTTGGTTTCTTATTTGGTTTAATTTTAGGTGTTTTTTAA
- a CDS encoding carbamoyltransferase C-terminal domain-containing protein yields MYILGLHTGHDASACVFKDNELVAFCKEERLNRIKNDGEFFDLQSIDEVLKIAGINRSDLNAIALTRLQLPVSVYKTSVLSINNIKRKALGQQIDLNLYKYLNNSKSIDFNKIIHVDKLRQLLKVSSDVDVFFSNHHRAHALSAFKYVDWEKDTLVVTCDGGGDGAQYSASFYDGTNLDVIVGGEETIVKEPQNTAASIGLAYAYATERCGFKRNRHEGKLTGLAAFGEPIVANKISEMFKVEENATIASDLKGYLELEEFLEKMFNGLSNQDIAASIQAATEAVVNKWVKKLLEITNAKYIAMSGGVFSNVKLNQNIAELDDVKEIFVFPAMGDEGLSVGVCVDYLVEKNGINSIERKRLSHVYLGWSYDADSIVNAAVKAGFSVNPTNPVETAAKLLADHKVGAIYTKAMEMGPRALGARTILANPAKRDINDSINKRLQRTEFMPFAPYVLDIDAEDVFEISDKVKYACNFMTVTTQVKSKWADKIAAVVHVDGTARPQIIERVVNPLYYAILEEFKKETDLPVLVNTSFNAHEEPIINTPEEALQALKDNRIDFIVCDKAIIT; encoded by the coding sequence ATGTATATTTTAGGTCTGCATACAGGTCATGATGCGAGTGCATGCGTTTTTAAAGACAATGAACTCGTTGCATTTTGTAAAGAAGAACGATTAAATCGTATAAAAAATGATGGTGAGTTTTTTGATTTACAGTCAATTGATGAGGTTTTGAAAATAGCAGGCATAAATAGAAGTGATCTAAATGCAATTGCTTTAACTAGGCTTCAGCTTCCAGTCAGTGTGTATAAAACCTCTGTATTAAGCATTAATAACATAAAAAGAAAGGCTTTAGGTCAGCAGATTGATCTGAATCTATATAAGTATTTAAACAATAGTAAAAGTATAGACTTTAATAAAATTATTCATGTTGATAAGCTTAGGCAGTTGTTAAAAGTTAGTTCTGATGTTGATGTGTTTTTCTCAAATCACCACAGAGCACATGCTTTATCTGCTTTCAAATATGTAGACTGGGAAAAAGATACGTTAGTTGTTACTTGCGATGGTGGCGGTGATGGCGCACAGTATTCTGCCTCTTTCTATGATGGAACTAATTTAGATGTGATAGTAGGTGGTGAGGAAACTATTGTGAAAGAGCCGCAAAATACTGCTGCCTCTATAGGTTTAGCATATGCATATGCTACAGAACGTTGTGGCTTTAAACGTAATAGGCACGAAGGTAAGTTAACAGGTCTGGCTGCATTTGGTGAGCCAATTGTTGCTAATAAAATTTCTGAAATGTTTAAAGTCGAAGAAAACGCAACTATAGCCTCAGACCTTAAAGGGTACTTAGAGTTAGAAGAGTTCTTGGAGAAAATGTTTAACGGACTGTCTAACCAAGATATCGCAGCTTCAATCCAAGCCGCTACTGAAGCTGTTGTTAATAAATGGGTTAAAAAATTACTAGAAATTACAAACGCTAAGTATATTGCTATGAGTGGTGGTGTTTTTTCTAATGTTAAACTGAATCAGAATATTGCTGAGTTGGACGACGTTAAAGAGATTTTTGTATTTCCTGCAATGGGAGATGAAGGATTATCGGTTGGCGTATGTGTGGATTATTTAGTAGAAAAAAATGGAATTAACTCCATTGAGCGAAAACGATTAAGTCATGTGTATCTTGGTTGGAGCTACGATGCTGACTCGATAGTTAATGCTGCAGTGAAAGCTGGGTTTAGTGTTAACCCGACTAACCCTGTCGAAACAGCAGCGAAACTGCTTGCAGATCATAAGGTTGGTGCTATTTACACTAAAGCGATGGAGATGGGGCCACGAGCATTAGGCGCACGGACAATTTTAGCTAACCCAGCCAAAAGAGATATAAATGATAGTATTAACAAAAGATTACAGCGTACAGAATTTATGCCATTTGCACCCTATGTGCTGGATATAGACGCAGAGGATGTTTTTGAAATATCTGACAAAGTTAAATATGCGTGTAATTTTATGACGGTCACTACACAAGTAAAGTCTAAGTGGGCTGATAAAATAGCTGCTGTAGTGCATGTGGATGGAACCGCTAGGCCACAAATTATTGAGCGAGTAGTTAACCCGCTGTATTACGCTATTTTAGAAGAGTTTAAGAAAGAAACCGATCTTCCTGTGCTAGTAAATACAAGTTTTAATGCGCATGAAGAGCCAATTATAAATACACCAGAAGAAGCCTTGCAAGCATTAAAAGATAATCGTATAGATTTTATTGTTTGTGATAAAGCAATAATTACTTAG
- a CDS encoding O-antigen ligase: protein MFPALINRVKEDYFLYALLFFLASFFFLPTSKMVNNVYYAALALPAIFYIIKTRFSDFKININVASWFLLFFILFVSGLLGGVDFQYYKHLLYLFLFMAVCVFFIKGQLLFSNNFYKFSFWLVSFYVLFSTVFYWITGKYGIGERVIWLPARMTGPIYTSMLISALFSVALPVWLKNKNYIEFFVALSLSLFTMSFILQSRTGIVSLLFVLFCYLAYLVYMRNGIRHIAIYIIVSFILFALIYFFSESIPVLDSLIKRADAGRFELWSQLLEDFKGCDKYFGCGPDFQSDRLIKNAYPIVHPHNIFLALLVQTGVLSLLLFLFICVISLYCSYVNKNNWGLYLLSSIVALNFDGSHIVGNPDELWMLILLPIFMIMLGFNQLRKGEV, encoded by the coding sequence ATGTTTCCTGCTTTAATTAATAGAGTGAAAGAAGATTATTTTTTATATGCGCTTCTTTTTTTTCTTGCAAGTTTTTTTTTCTTACCTACCTCAAAAATGGTAAACAATGTTTATTATGCTGCACTAGCTCTTCCAGCAATTTTTTATATTATTAAAACGAGGTTTTCTGACTTTAAAATTAATATAAATGTTGCTTCTTGGTTTTTGTTGTTTTTTATTTTATTTGTGAGTGGATTATTAGGTGGTGTAGATTTTCAGTATTACAAGCATTTGCTGTACTTGTTTTTATTTATGGCTGTATGTGTTTTCTTTATTAAGGGGCAGCTTTTATTCTCTAATAACTTTTATAAGTTTTCATTTTGGCTAGTTTCTTTTTATGTCCTGTTTTCTACGGTTTTTTATTGGATTACTGGTAAGTATGGTATTGGCGAAAGAGTTATTTGGCTTCCAGCTCGTATGACAGGGCCTATATATACCAGCATGTTAATTAGTGCTTTGTTTTCAGTTGCACTTCCTGTGTGGTTAAAAAATAAAAACTACATTGAGTTTTTTGTTGCATTATCTCTTTCTTTATTTACTATGTCTTTTATTTTACAGAGTAGGACAGGTATTGTATCTCTTTTGTTTGTGTTGTTCTGTTATCTTGCTTACTTAGTATATATGCGTAATGGGATACGGCACATTGCTATTTACATAATTGTTTCCTTTATTCTTTTTGCACTTATTTATTTCTTTTCAGAAAGCATACCTGTTTTAGATAGTTTAATTAAGCGTGCTGACGCAGGGCGGTTTGAGCTTTGGTCGCAACTTTTAGAAGACTTTAAGGGTTGTGATAAGTACTTTGGCTGTGGCCCTGACTTTCAGAGTGATAGACTTATCAAAAATGCATATCCTATTGTACACCCTCACAATATTTTTTTAGCGCTACTAGTGCAGACAGGTGTCTTGTCGTTATTATTATTCTTATTTATTTGTGTGATTTCTTTATATTGTTCATATGTAAATAAAAATAATTGGGGGCTGTATTTGCTTTCGTCGATAGTTGCATTAAATTTTGATGGCAGTCATATAGTTGGTAATCCTGATGAATTGTGGATGTTAATATTGCTCCCTATATTCATGATTATGCTAGGGTTTAATCAGCTTAGAAAGGGTGAAGTTTGA
- a CDS encoding IS66 family insertion sequence element accessory protein TnpB, producing the protein MTSQERQQFWQQHIDAWQASDLSGAAFCKQHDLNYAQFNYWRRKIQPVETVAKPAGFAQVTQLVTSASSADGLGVHLPSGISFSGVNAGNLDVVLAMLRRL; encoded by the coding sequence ATGACATCACAAGAACGTCAGCAGTTCTGGCAGCAACATATTGATGCCTGGCAAGCATCGGATTTATCCGGTGCTGCGTTTTGCAAGCAGCATGATTTGAATTATGCACAATTTAATTATTGGCGTAGAAAGATTCAGCCGGTAGAAACTGTTGCAAAGCCTGCTGGTTTTGCTCAGGTTACGCAGCTAGTGACCTCGGCTAGCAGTGCTGATGGGTTGGGTGTTCATCTGCCCAGCGGCATAAGTTTTTCTGGAGTGAATGCAGGTAATCTCGATGTAGTACTGGCGATGCTGAGGCGGCTGTAA
- the tnpB gene encoding IS66 family insertion sequence element accessory protein TnpB (TnpB, as the term is used for proteins encoded by IS66 family insertion elements, is considered an accessory protein, since TnpC, encoded by a neighboring gene, is a DDE family transposase.) → MRVRYLRPAKQMPEIYLYRAPVDFRKQANGLALLVEQELGHNPFSGALYAFTNRQRNKIKCVMWEDNGFVMYYKALAEEKFKWPKPADELLSLTGEQINWLLDGYDISLFKGHKKLQYDSLG, encoded by the coding sequence ATGCGGGTGCGTTATTTACGGCCAGCTAAGCAGATGCCAGAAATCTATCTGTACCGCGCGCCGGTGGATTTTAGGAAGCAAGCCAATGGCTTGGCTTTGCTGGTTGAACAAGAGCTCGGCCATAATCCGTTCAGCGGTGCGCTGTATGCCTTCACCAATCGCCAGCGCAATAAAATCAAATGCGTGATGTGGGAAGATAATGGTTTTGTGATGTACTACAAGGCTCTGGCAGAAGAGAAGTTTAAGTGGCCCAAGCCAGCTGATGAGTTACTGTCTTTAACCGGTGAGCAAATAAATTGGCTGTTGGATGGCTACGATATCAGCCTGTTTAAAGGTCATAAAAAACTACAATACGACAGCCTTGGATAG